A section of the Ciceribacter thiooxidans genome encodes:
- a CDS encoding asparaginase domain-containing protein has translation MQLLLIHTGGTIGMAPGPKGLAPVRGLVENAVAERLPAGVTLHSHVFDPLIDSADMGPNDWNAILSAIRTYPGMPVIVTHGTDTMAFTGAALSQALAGEGRSVILCGSMTPLGMGGDAEGNLALAIEAAMTAGESVQLAFAGSLLPADGLVKHHSHEALSFRSQQQLPQTIPARRSFSARRLAILTLSPGLPAGALEATLAALDGAVLRVFGAGTAPSDQRTLKVLADAVAAGKRIRAVSQCEAGGLTPGAYAAGAGLWATGVENGGPETPEAALIRLWLN, from the coding sequence ATGCAACTGCTTCTCATCCACACCGGCGGCACGATCGGCATGGCCCCCGGACCAAAAGGCCTCGCTCCGGTCAGAGGACTCGTCGAAAACGCAGTCGCAGAACGCCTGCCGGCAGGCGTCACGCTGCATAGCCATGTCTTCGATCCACTGATCGACAGCGCCGACATGGGACCAAACGATTGGAACGCGATCCTGTCGGCCATCCGCACCTACCCCGGAATGCCCGTCATCGTGACCCATGGCACCGACACCATGGCCTTTACCGGTGCCGCGCTTTCGCAGGCGCTTGCCGGAGAAGGCCGCAGCGTCATTCTTTGTGGATCCATGACACCGCTCGGCATGGGTGGCGATGCCGAAGGCAATCTTGCCCTGGCGATCGAGGCTGCCATGACGGCTGGTGAAAGCGTGCAACTGGCCTTTGCAGGTTCACTACTGCCGGCAGACGGCCTCGTGAAGCACCACAGCCACGAAGCGCTGTCGTTCCGCTCACAGCAGCAGTTACCGCAAACAATACCGGCACGGCGCAGCTTCTCCGCCCGCCGACTCGCCATCCTGACGCTCTCGCCGGGACTGCCGGCCGGGGCGCTGGAAGCCACCCTCGCCGCGCTCGACGGCGCTGTCCTGCGCGTCTTCGGCGCAGGCACGGCGCCGTCGGATCAGAGGACACTGAAGGTTCTCGCCGACGCCGTCGCTGCAGGCAAGCGAATCCGTGCGGTCAGCCAGTGCGAGGCAGGTGGGCTGACACCGGGGGCCTACGCCGCGGGCGCAGGTCTTTGGGCAACCGGCGTCGAGAATGGTGGACCGGAAACACCGGAAGCGGCTCTCATCCGCCTTTGGCTCAACTGA
- a CDS encoding chemotaxis protein CheW yields MATTINSTTFGGDTLEIIAFRLHDQEFCVKTTTIREIRGWAPSTPIPHAPADVIGVMNLRGSVIPIIDLAYKLGMKSTVANERSAIVVAEVHNMVIGMLVDRVSDILTIPSSQVQPVPEISASFDKSFSEGIIATENGMICFLNLSKMFKGTEADDLAA; encoded by the coding sequence ATGGCAACGACGATAAACTCCACGACCTTCGGCGGCGACACTCTCGAGATCATCGCTTTCCGACTTCATGACCAGGAATTCTGCGTCAAGACGACGACCATTCGCGAAATCCGCGGCTGGGCACCGTCGACACCCATTCCGCATGCGCCGGCAGACGTGATCGGCGTCATGAATCTGCGCGGCTCGGTGATCCCGATCATCGATCTCGCCTACAAGCTCGGCATGAAGAGCACGGTCGCGAACGAGCGCAGCGCAATCGTTGTCGCCGAAGTCCACAACATGGTCATCGGCATGCTCGTCGATCGCGTCTCTGATATTCTGACGATCCCGAGCTCCCAGGTGCAGCCGGTGCCGGAAATCTCTGCCTCCTTCGACAAGTCCTTCTCCGAAGGCATCATCGCCACCGAAAACGGCATGATCTGCTTCTTGAACCTCTCGAAGATGTTCAAGGGCACGGAAGCCGACGACCTCGCCGCCTGA